ttttctataattttctaactattttctaagtttttcatttcataaaaagttaaaataaaagtacggtgattgacagactactgtgacgatatcgggacatgtgaataaataaccatccatactagttgaacttgcttacgtgatcatctcggcgagcatttctccaccggacgacaccgtacttagtcaaggaagagctccgattctacgaggaagggaacacggtctcccacgaccgttgtcgctctccctcatagaatcaaagctcctccttgatgtccgttaccgctcgacagagaacatgctcgctgagctgaacacggtccgcaagttcaactagtatggattttctataattttctaactattttctaagtttttcatttcataaaaagttaaaataaaaagtacggtgattgacagactactgcgacgatatcgggacatgtgaataaataaacatccgtactagttgaacttgcttacgtgatcatctcgacgagcatttctccaccgaacggcaccgtacttggtcaaggaagagctctgattctacgaggaagggaacacggtcttccacaaccgttgccgctctccctcgtagaatcaaagctcctccttgacgtccgttactgctcggcagagaacatggtcgccgagatgaacacggtccgcaagttcaactagctactttaaccttctttcatgtaaatatgcaagcttgaagtgattttgagctcaaattgcttacaaatgaaaaaaaccacaataaagaaccatatatatatatagtgaacaaaatgagataagacaatggtgaaaatgagagtatgagattggtaacctttacaactgaagaatcgacggagaaatcgaagaaatcgatggaggaatcaaagaatggatggaggaacaatggagggagggaggaagcaagaacactactgcagtgagcttcaaaatatgctgagctcgggctcggggaggaagaagaagacggccgatatataaaggggggacatttcgtcccggttggtggctccaaccgggactaaaggtaactttccaaccccgggcgcagccacggcccgagagtagacctttactcccggttgcagccaccaaccgggagtaaaagtatacctttagtctcggttggtggctccaaccgggactaaaggtccctgccacctctgtctggcgcagtagccgttgggcagggacctttagtcccggttggagccaccaaccgggactaaaggtatttctagtcccgggcgtaaaaaaatccgggactagagcccattttggccgaggatcaaaggtctgttctctactagtgaaggtAAATCGGACTACATTGATAGTTTATTGGTTCAAATAGACTTCACCAAGGAAATGACGGACCGACCTAGGTGGCGATTCTAGGGCGACTATGGGGCGACTTCTAGGGTTTAGGCTGCCGCCAGTTCCTTTACTGCACGGTGACCCCTGGTCCCCGTCGGCACGCCAGAGCGCCGGCTTCTACGTGCCCTCTACCACTACGGCATGCCTACTAGGGCCGGCCAGGAGTGGATCGTGCGTTTCTCATCGATCGCATCTCATCATTTTTATGGATTCCATCTGAGGTGATTCCCATCACCGTCGGATCTCGTTTGGTGGGTGGATCGGTCCGCCTAAGGCACCTTTAGTTCCAACCGGTAGGAGTTAGGGTTTAATTATCCTTTCGGCTGGGTTCCCAACTCGGATGTCTCCATCTTTGCTGTGTGCATCTTCCGTGGTGGGGTGAAAAGGGATCTCCTATGAGGAGATTGCCCATCCGAACTACGGTAAGGTGTACGCGTAGATCGGGAGACGGTACGATGGCGGGGATAGATGCGAAGGAGGACGCGGTGAAGGATCTACAAGACCTGGTCCATGCTGAAGACAAAACCCCAGAAGACATGGGGAACATGACTGCATAGACTAGGTTAGAGACACCAGTGATTGACAGAAGACTCATAGTGCACGGCAATGACAATTCGGGGGAGGGGGAGGTGAGTGATGAGGAGTTTGTGTTTGACGAAGAGGAAGTGGTGATTGAAGTGCAGGATAGATGGATGGCGGTGGCACTCTACTACTCGAGCCAACTGTACAACACCAAGGATATGTTTACATAACTGAGTATTGCATGGGGAGTGGAGCCGGTGAAGGTGAGGCTAATAGGGGACCTAGTTGAATTTGGCTCAGAGCGGACGCTGAATTTCATGGTGAATGAAGGGTCGTGGAAACACAAGGGGTACGCCCTCATCTTCATAAGGTATGATGGCTTTTCGAAGCTATCAAACATGATCATCATGAATCTCCCGGTGTGGACTCGTATCTATGACATCCCGGTGGGCATGATGACCAACTTCTTTGTTCGGGCGCTTGACAATAAGATGGGACTGGTCCTGGAGATTGGGGAATCCATCAAAGACTTCAAGAGAGTGAAGATCAATTTTCCCCTGGTCGATCCACTGAAAAAGAGCATTCCGATTAAGGTGAAGAGTTGTGGTGTCATGGAGTTTGTGGTCAAGTATGAAGCAGCCCCTTTGTTTTGCTTCAATTGTGGCCACATTGGCCATGCGATGAGGGAGTGCACTAAAGAGGACATTGAAGACAGTGCTAAATTTGGGCAGGAGTAGTGTGCCTCACCGCTCCATAGGCAGCTGGGTCGGTCTATCTCCATTCAGGTTGTGGCTTCTAATGCCAAAAGAGGTCTGAACTTTTGCGGCCCACAAAGGGACTGTGTGGCGTCAATGCACAGCTCCTCTGGTGTTTGGCAACAAGGAAACACTGCTAACGGTGCAACAAGTGGTCATGGTCCAATGGGACCAACGGTGGGTGAGGAAGATGCTTCTGTTGTACCGCCAAAGGCGGGCGTAAGCCAGGACATCACCAACGATCTTGCTCATGGTGTTCAGAAGATGGTGGTGGATGGCAAAATTCCAAATCTCAATGTGTCCCTGCCATTTTCAATGGAGGCTATGGTGAATGTGAAGGAAAGAGTCTCATGCTTTGACTCTTTTGTTGAATCTAGTGGCGATTCTTCCCAGTCTCTCTCTCAGAGTATTGGCGCCAAGGTGGGACAAATAGCAAAGTCTTCTCTGCAGGAAGGGACGGCTACGACCAAACATGGCAAAGCTAGCGGTGTGGAGAGGAAGGGAACCTGGAAAGGACCTAGTGTTGTCAAGGATAttgatgaaaggatcaagatgcccaagagtgggggtgaattgggcttctCTAAATTTTCTCGCAACAATAAAGTCCTATCGCTTAGCCTAAAAGTGATTTCTATTTTACCGAACAAaatttttgcaccctaggttctaatcctactctagcatgacaattctaggaatgtaaatacaataatgtaattgctcaaatataaatgctcaaagtaaagagagggaaatgaACACGATGATGTTTTCCCAAAGTATCAGAGAGTCGGCATTCCCGACTAGTCCTCATttgagcacctgcgcaagggtatagctccccccttgatctgcgcaaggatcaggtGCTcactatgggctgattctttgttGCTCTGATGCGGTGAATTGCTCACAACCGCTCACAAGATGAGttgagtcatccacaagctccgccggatgatcaccaagctcctaatcggcaccaagccgtctaggtgatgccaatcaccaagagtaacaatcacaaactctcacttgactatgACAAGTCTAATGAGAGAGGTGGATGCACATTTGCTACTCCCTATCCACTAACACTACTAAAAAACAGACCTTTCACCCACTTCGATTTTAGCCTTTAGTCTCGATATTTTTTGCGTTCGGGACtaaaggacttttagtcccggttcgtaataccaactgggactaaaagttatctttagtccc
This sequence is a window from Miscanthus floridulus cultivar M001 chromosome 10, ASM1932011v1, whole genome shotgun sequence. Protein-coding genes within it:
- the LOC136488146 gene encoding uncharacterized protein, which gives rise to MVNEGSWKHKGYALIFIRYDGFSKLSNMIIMNLPVWTRIYDIPVGMMTNFFVRALDNKMGLVLEIGESIKDFKRVKINFPLVDPLKKSIPIKVKSCGVMEFVVKYEAAPLFCFNCGHIGHAMRECTKEDIEDSAKFGQE